The nucleotide window CAGGAACACCAGCTGCCGCCAGCTGCACGACTGCGCCAGCTGCAGCGCACGAGCGGCCAGCGCGGTGTCGACGTCGGGGGAGACCACGACCTCGGCGACCAGGTAGCCCAGGTGCCGCACCCGGCGCTCCTCGGTGGTGGTCCGCGCGGCCTGGACGACGTCCTCGACCAGGCGCTCGGCGGCCGAGCGGGCCGCCGTGCTGACGGTGAAGAAGCCGTCGCCGCGCACCGCCCGCCCCTGGGCTGCGCGGGTGACCGACAGCTCGGCGGCGAACGCGAGGACGGCGCCGGCGCGGGCGCGCTCCCAGGTCAGCGGCAACCCGGCGGCGGAGGTGGCGGCCTCGCGCAGGCAGGAGGCCAGTCGCTCGTCCAGCCGCACGGCGCTGCCCTCGGGGTCGAAGAGCAGCCCCGCGACGGCGCGGGTCATCGAGCCGGCGACCAGCTCACCGGTCTCGACCAGGTCGCGGCCGGGGGCGCGCTCGTTCCCACGGGAGTCCCTCACGCGGTGATCATGGCGCGGCCGGGGCGGGAACGCACCCGGCCACCGGCGGCCCTCACCACAGCGGGGCAGGGGCGGTGAGCACAACGGAACACGAGGTCACCGCTGCGGCAACGGCGAGGCCATACCGACCCGCCACCGTTCCGTCATGGCCAGCTCCGTCACCGAGACCACCGCTCCGACGACCCCGCACCAGCCCGGCCGCCTCGGTGGCCGCTGGATCGATGACTGGCGCCCCGAAGACCCCGACTTCTGGGAGTCCACCGGCAAGGGCGTCGCCCGCCGCAACCTGTTCTTCTCCGTCTTCTCCGAGCACATCGGTTTCTCCATCTGGAGCCTGTGGTCGGTGATGGTGCTGTTCCTGCCCGAGCCGGTGTTCGGCATCGACCCGGCCGGGAAGTTCTTGCTCACCACCCTGCCCACCGCGCTGGGCGCCTTCGTCCGGCTGCCCTACACCTTCGCCGTCGCCAAGTTCGGCGGCCGCAACTGGACGATCTTCAGCGCCGCCCTGCTGCTGGTGCCGACCATCGCCACCGCGATCGTGCTCGAGCCGGGCGTCTCCTTCGGCACGCTGCTGTTCGTCTCCTGCCTCGCCGGCGTCGGCGGTGGCAACTTCGCCAGCTCCATGACCAACATCAACGCCTTCTACCCGACCCGGCTCAAGGGCTGGGCGCTCGGGCTCAACGCCGGCGGCGGCAACCTCGGCGTCCCGGTGATCCAGCTGGTGGGCCTGCTGGTGCTGGCCACCGCAGGCGCCGACAGCCCGCGGGTCGTGCTCTATGTCTACCTGCCCTTCATCGTGCTCGCCGCGGTGGGCGCCGCACTGGTGATGGACAACCTGACCTCGGCGCGCAACCAGCCCCGGGCGATGCGCGAGGTCGCCCGCGAGCCGCACACCTGGATCATGTCCTTCCTCTACATCGGCACCTTCGGCTCCTTCATCGGCTTCGGGTTCGCCTTCGGCCAGGTGCTGCAGAACCAGTTCCACGACGACTTCGCCACCCCGCTGGCGGCCGCGCAGCTCACCTGGCTCGGCCCGCTGCTCGGTTCGCTCATCCGCCCCCTCGGCGGCTCGCTGGCCGACCGCTTCGGCGGCGCCCGGATCACCTTCTGCACCTTCATCGCCATGGCGGCCGGTGCCACGGTGGTGCTGATGGCCAGCAAGCAGCAGTCGCTGCCGCTGTTCCTCGTCGGGTTCGTGGCGCTGTTCGTCCTCAGCGGCCTCGGCAACGGCTCGACCTACAAGATGATCCCGGCGATCTTCCGGGCCAAGGCCATGGACGCCGTGGCCGCCGGGGGCGACACGGTCGCAGCCGACCGGCTGGCGCTGCGCCGGTCCGGGGCGCTGATCGGCATCGCCGGCGCGGTCGGTGCCTTCGGCGGGGTGCTGGTCAACCTGGCCTTCCGCCAGTCGTTCCTGGAGACGAAGACCGGCGACAGCGCCTACCTCGCGTTCATCGCCTTCTACGCCGTCTGCGTCGTCGTCACCTGGGCGGTCTACCTGCGTCCGGGCAACCGGCTCGCCGGGGTCTGAGGCCCGGGGACGGCGGGCGGGGCGCGGTCGGCGCCCCGCCCGCCGTGCGTTGTAGGCGCGTTCCCGCGGCCGCACGGTGGTCCCCGGCCGCGGTGCGGTGCGCGTCCCGCGCCGGTCACGCCGGCGAACGGAGGCCGTCATCCGGGCTCCCTAGGGTCGGGTCACCGGGACGCACAGCCACCGCACAGCGTCCCGTCCACCCACCACGAGGAGCTCGATGTCCCCGATCCTCACCAGGTCCGACGCCGCCGACCTGGTGGTCGCCGCCCGGATCAGGCACGGCCTGTCCTGGTCGCAGATCGCCGACCGGATCGGCGCACCGCTGGTCTGGTGCACCGCCGCCCTGCTCGGCCAGCACCCGATGAGCCGCGAGCAGGCCGAGGGGGTCTGCACGCTGCTGGAGCTCGACGAGACCGTGGCCGAGAGCCTGCAGCTGCAGCCGTCCCGCGGCTCGGACCCGGCCCTGCTCACCGACCCCACGGTCTACCGGCTTATGGAGGCCATGTCGGTCTACGGCCCGGCCCTCAAGGCGCTCATCCACGAGGAGTTCGGCGACGGGATCATGAGCGCGATCAACTTCAAGATCGACATCGCCCGCCGCCCGGACCCCGACGGCGATCGCGTCGTCATCACCCTCGACGGGAAGTTCCTCGACTACCGCTGGTGACCCCCGCACGTACCCACACGACCCCCCTGCACCCGCCAGTCGAGGAGCCCCATGTCCTACGTGATGCCCAAGGACTTCGTGACCAAGATGATCGACGCCGGTGAGGCGAAGGTCTTCATGGCCACCCGCGACACCCTGATCCGGGCCTTCATGGCCGGCGCGGTCCTCGCGCTGGCCGCGGCCTTCGCGGTCACCGTCACCGTGCAGACCGGGCAGGCCCTCGTCGGCGCTCTGCTCTTCCCGGTCGGCTTCTCCCTGCTCTACCTGCTCGGGTTCGACCTGCTCACCGGCGTCTTCACGCTGGTGCCGCTGGCGCTGATCGACAAGCGCAAGGGCGTCACCGTGCGCGGCATGCTGCGCAACTGGGGCCTGGTGTTCACCGGCAACTTCGCCGGCGCCCTGGTCGTCGCGGTGATGATGGCGGTGATCTTCACCTACGCCTTCTCCGTGCCGCCGAACGAGATCGGGGAGCGGATCGGGTCGATCGGCGAGGCCCGCACGGTCGGGTACGCCGATCACGGCGCGGCCGGGATGCTGACGCTGTTCCTGCGCGGGGTGCTGTGCAACTGGATGGTCTCCACCGGGGTCGTCGCGGCGATGCTGTCCACCTCGGTGTCCGGGAAGGTCATCGCGATGTGGATGCCGATCCTGCTGTTCTTCTACATGGGCTTCGAGCACTCGGTCGTGAACATGTACCTGTTCCCGTCCGGGCTGATGCTCGGTGGCGACTTCTCGATCGGTGACTACCTGGTCTGGAACGAGGTCCCGACCGTGCTGGGCAACCTGGTCGGCGGCCTGGCCTTCGTCGGGCTCACCCTCTACGCCACCCACGCCCGCACCGCCGCCAGTCGCCGGCCGGCCGACACCGCAGCCGTCGAGCCCGTCCCGGCGCCGCGGGAGGAGACCGTGTCCGTCGGCTGAACCTGTCCGTCCGCCGGGGCGGTCGCCCACCTCCGGGTGGGTGACCGCCCCGGTGCCGTCCCCGGCGGGCGGTCGTTCAGACGGCCAGGCGGTAGCCGCGCTTGACGACCGTCTCGACCACCGGGGCGCCGAGCGCCGCGCGCAGCCGGGTGACCGCCATCTCCACCGCGTGCGCGTCGCCGCCACCGGAGAGCTCGCCGAGCAGGTCGGGGCGGGAGACCACCACGCCGGGACGGCGGGCGAGCGCACGCAACACCGCCATCGGGCCCGGCGGCAGCTCGACCAGCCGCCCGTCGAGCACCGCGGCGTGCCCGCGCACCTGCAGGGTGTGCGCGCCGCAGGTGAGCACCGGGTGCCGCGCGGGCAGGTCGGAGACCACGGAGCGGGCCAGCGCCCCCAGCCGGGCCCGCTCCGGCTGCACCGTGCGGATGCCGGCGGCCTCGAGCGGGGCGGCGGTCACCTGCCCCACGGCCACCGCGAGCACGGCGTCGGCGAAGGCGGCGAGCACCCCGGCCCGCACACCCTCCTCGCCGGCGACCTGCAGCAGGCTCGCCGCGGCCGGGGCGCTGGTGAAGGTGACCGCGTCGACCCCGCGGGCGGCGATCGCCACGACCAGCCGGCGCAGCGGGGCGGTGTCCTCGGGCAGCACCCACCGGTAGACCGGGACGGTCAGCACGTCGGCGCCGGCCGCGCGCAGCCCGGACACCAGGTCGGGCAGCGGGTCACCGTGCAGCTGGACGGCGATCCGGCGTCCCTGGATCGGCCCCTCGGCGCCCGACAGCAGGTGCGCGAGCACCTCCGCGGAGTTCTCCGACTCCGGCGACCAGGCGTCGACCAGGCCCGCGCCGCGGATCGCCCCCCGCGCCTTCGGGCCGCGGGCCAGCACCCGCGAGCCGAGCAGGTGCTCCCGCAGCGGGAGGTCCCAGGCCTCGGCTGCCTCCAGCCAGCCGCGGAAGCCCACGCCGGTGGTGGCGACCACCAGGTCGACCGGCTCGGCCAGGACCTCGCGGGTGGCGGCCACCAGCTCGGCGTCGTCGGACAGCGGCACGATGCGGATCGCCGGGGCGTGGACGACCCGTGCGCCGCGGCGGTCCAGCAGCGCGCCGAGCTCCTCGCTGCGCCGGGCCGCGGTGACCGCGACGGTGTAGCCGGCCAGCGGCAGCAGCTCCAGGGGGGCGGCTGCGCCGGAGCTCTCCGCCTCGGGGGCGAGCGCGGGGTCGGTCACCCCTCCATGGTGCGGCCTCGGTGTTCCAACCGTGTGACGCACCAGCGGCGGCCACCGCTGCACGGGCGGTGCCGGGGCGTGCACGATGGTGGCGTGCCCCCGACCCCGCCGCCCCCGGTCTCCGCCGTCCCGCGCCGGTTGCGGCTGATCACGGCGCTGGCCGCCGCCGGCCTGGTCGTCGTGATGAGCGTGGTGGCCGTGCTGCTCAAGAGCTCCACCACCGGCGTCGTGTCCTTCCACACCTCCGACCAGGTGGCCATGGTCGGGCTGGGCCTGGCGATGGCGGCCGGCGTCCTGATGGTGGGGCGGTCGCGGGTGGACGCGGACGCCGACGGCATCCGGGTGCGCAACGTCGTTATCAACCACGAGGTGCCGTGGGCGGCGGTGCGGGCGGTGCGCTTCGACCAGCACTCACCGTGGGCCACGCTGATGCTCACCAACGACGACGAGCTGGCCGTCTCCGCCGTCCAGGCCGCGGACGGCGCGCGTGCGCTGGCCGCGGTGCGCGGGCTGCGCGCCCTGCTCGGCGACCACCAGGCCCGGGCGGCCGCTGCCGCCCCGCCCAAGGAGGACCTGCTCTACCCCGACTGAGGTCCGCCGCGGGCCCGGGAATGACGCAGCGGGGGCCCGCGCTGTACAGTGGGCAGGCCTCCCCGGAGGCGTGTGAACCACCCGGTGGTCACGATCGCGAGATCGAGGCCACCGACCAAAGAGGAGCCCGCTCCCACCTGGTGCCGTCAAGGCGCTCAGGTCCCCGGAAGGCGACCGGCGTGTCCGGTCGTCGCCGTGACCGCACCCTCGACGAGGGTGCCGGTCCGGCAGTCGGCGAGTGGGCCCTGTGAGCGATCAGCTCACGGGGCCTTCTGTCGTCCATGCCCCGGGACGGGTGCGGCTCCTCCCCGCAGCAGCAGAGGAGAGGCCATCACCGAGCCCCGCATCAACGACCGTATCCGCGTCCCCGAGGTCCGCCTGGTGGGACCCGAGGGCGAGCAGGTCGGCATCGTGTCGATCGGCGAGGCGCTGCGGCTGGCGCAGGACAGCGAGCTCGACCTCGTCGAGGTCGCGCCCATGGCGCGCCCGCCCGTCGCCAAGCTCATGGACTACGGCAAGTTCAAGTACGAAGCCGCGCAGAAGGCCCGCGAGGCCCGGCGGAACCAGGCGCTCACCGTCATCAAGGAGATGCGGCTGCGCCTGAAGATCGACCCGCACGACTACGAGACCAAGAAGGGCCACGTCGAGCGCTTCCTCAAGGGCGGCGACAAGGTCAAGATCACCGTGATGTTCCGCGGTCGCGAGCAGTCCCGCCCCGAGATGGGCTACAAGCTGCTCCAGCGACTGGCCGGGGACGTGTCCGACCTGGGGATCGTGGAGTCGAACCCCAAGCAGGACGGCCGCAACATGGTCATGGTGATCGCTCCGCACCGGAACCAGGTGGCCTCCGACGCCGTCCGGCGCACCGCGAAGGCGGAGAAGCACGCAGCGTCGGAGCCGCAGGCCCCGGCCGCGCAGGCTCCCGCTGAGCAGGCCCCGGCAGAGCAGGCCCCTCCGGCCTGAGCCGGACGGCCCGCAGCACCGACCTGCACCACGCACCACCGAGACCGCCCGCGCCCGGGGGCACCAGCTGCCCCCGGCGCGGACATCCACGAACAGGACGAGGACATGCCGAAGAACAAGACCCACAAGGGCGCCGCCAAGCGGATCCGCGTCACGGGCACCGGGAAGCTGGTGGCCGAGCACACGAACAACCAGCACAAGTTCGAGCACAAGTCTGGCTCCCGGAAGCGGCGGATCTCCGGCACGGCTGAGCTGAACCCTGCTGACACCAGCCGGATGAAGAAGCTCCTCGGCATCTGATCCCGCCCCCCTCCCGAACGAGCAGACAGGAGCTTCCACGTGGCACGCGTGAAGCGGGCGGTCAACGCCCAGAAGAAGCGTCGTACGACCCTCGAGGCAGCCAGTGGGTACCGCGGCCAGCGGTCCCGGCTGTACCGCAAGGCCAAGGAGCAGATCCTCCACTCCGCGACCTACAACTACCGCGACCGCAAGGTCCGCAAGGGTGACTTCCGCAAGCTGTGGATCACCCGCATCAACGCCGCGGCGCGGCAGAACGACATGACCTACAACCGGTTCATGCAGGGCCTGAAGCTGGCCGGCATCGAGCTGGACCGCAAGGTGCTGGCCGAGCTCGCCGTCAACGAGCCCGCCACCTTCACCTCGCTGGTGGCCTCGGCCCGCGCCGCACTGCTGGCGAACCCGCAGGCGACCGGCGCGGCACAGGCCGACCCCGCCGCTGCCTGAGCAGTACCCCGCACCACCCAGCGACGCCGTCGCCGGTGGGTCCTCGAGACCTCCCGGCGACGGCGTCGCTGTCTGTCCGGCCCGACCATGAGAGGAACCTCGTGCCCGACCTCCTGACCGAGCGCTCCGCGCGGGTCGTCGCCGCCCGCAAGCTCACCCGCCGCAGTGGCCGGGACGACGCCGGGGCCTTCCTCGCCGAGGGCCGCCAGGCGGTCAGCGAGGCCCTCGCCGAGCCGGGCGCCGTGCGCGAGGTCCTCGCCACCGAGGCAGCGGCCGCCACGCACCGCGACCTGCTGGCCACCACCGACGTCCCGGTGCGGCTGGTGACGGACAAGGCCGCGGCCGTGCTGTCGGAGACGGTCACCCCGCAGGGCCTGGTCGCCGTCTGCGCGCTGCGCGACGTCCCCGCGCAGCGGCTGGTCACCGACCCGCCGCGGCTGTCCGTGGCGCTGGCCGAGCTGAACGACCCGGGCAACGCCGGCACCGTGCTGCGCACCGCCGACGCCTGCGGTGCCGGCGCGGTCGTCTTCGGGGCCGGCTCGGCCGACCCCTACAACGGCAAGGTCGTGCGCAGCAGCGCCGGGAGCCTCTGGCACGTCGACGTGGTGCGCAGCGCGCCGCTGCCCGGACTCATCGCCGAGCTGCAGGCCGCCGGGGTGACCGTGCTGGCCGCCGACGGCGGGGGAGAGGTGGCCCTGGACGCCGCCGAAGGCGACGGGCTGCTGGCCGGGCCGGTGCTGTGGTTGTTCGGGAACGAGGCGCGGGGGCTGGACCCCGCCCTCGCCGCGGCCGCCGATGCCCGCGTCCGCATCCCGATGCGCGGCCGGGCGGAGAGCCTCAACCTCTCGGTGGCCGCCGCGATCTGTCTCTACGCCACCCAGCTCGCCCAGGGGTGAACGGAGTGCGGGCGCGCAGGAGACCTGCACGCCCGCACTCCGCTCAGCGGTCGGCGGGGTGCTTGCCGGCGTACATCCGGGCGTCGGCGCGGTGCAGCAGCGGGCCGAACTCGTCGCCGTCCTCGGGGTGCACGGCCACGCCGATGCTCACCCGCACGGTCACCTCGCTGCCGGCCAGCTCGACCGGGTGGGTGAGCGCGGCGCGGAGGTCGTCGGCGACCCGCTCGGCCTCGACCCGGGCGGTCGCGGCGTCCAGACCCAGCAGGCCGACCAGGAACTCGTCGCCCCCGAGGCGGGCCAGCAGGTCACCGCGGCGCAGCCGGGCACGCAACCGGTCGGCGACGGTCTGCAGGAGCTCGTCGCCGGCGGCGTGACCGAAGGCGTCGTTGACCGCCTTGAAGCCGTCGAGGTCGAGGAACAGCAGCGCGACGGCGCCCCCGTCGAGGCGGGCCTGCCACAGGGCGGTCTCCATCCGCTCCTCCAGCCGGCGGCGGTTGGGCAGGCCGGTGAGCGGGTCGGTGTAGGCCAGCTCCTCGATCCGGGCCAGGTGCTGGCGGGTGCGGTCCCGCTCGGTGAGCAGCTCGCGCTCGGCCGTCACCCGGGTGGTGACGTCGTTCTGCACGCCGATGTACTGCACCACGACCCCGCGGGCGTCGTGCACGGGCGCCAGGTGGATCTCGTTCCACCACGGCTCGCGCTGCGGGCCGCGGTGGTTGAGCAGGGTCGCGCGGAACTCCTGGCCGGCGTTGATGGCCGAGCGCATCCGGGTGATCACGGCCGGGTCGGTGTCCGGGCCCTGCAGGAAGCGGCAGTTGCGGCCCAGCACCTGGGCGGCCGACTGCCCCGCGAGGGACTCGAACGCGGCGTTGACGTAGATGAGCGGCTGGTCGGGCGCGGTCATGTCGGTGATGGCGACGCCGCTGGTGGTGGCGGCCAGGGCGCGCAGCAGCAGCGGCTCGTCCGGTGAGGGGCCGACCAGCGTCGAGTGCGCCAGCGCGGCGATGACCTCCGGTGTGGGGGCCGTGGTCTCGGGCTCCGGCGGTGCGGGCTGGGCGGCGACCCGGGCGACGAGGGAGATCCCCGCCAGCTCCACGGTGGTCCGCTCGTAGGTCAGGGCGTACTCGTACCGGCGCTGGGCGTCCGGGCCGCTGTCACCGAGGTCGCGGGCCAGCAGGGCCGCGCTGAAGTGGGGGCTCAGGACGACGACGTCCCACTCGCCGCGCACCGGGTCGTCGGGGTGCAGGTGCGCGCCGCGCAGGCCCGGCACCGGCTCCACGGGCAGGTCGGCACCGAGGGCGCAGACGAAGCCGGTGCGGGCGACGAGGTCGCGGTAGCGCAGCGTGGTGGCCGGGGTGAAGTGCCGGGCCTCCTGGAAGGTGGAGGCCACGACGCAGGTCTCGCCCAGCCGCATGGCCTGCCGCTCGAGGTGCTTGCTCAGCTCGATGAGCAGGGCCTTCGGCGCCACGCGCAGCTCGGTGCCGGCGGGCAGGCAGCCGAACGGGGAGCCGTGCACGTCGGCGTCCAGGGGGATCGCCTTGGGCAGCTTGAGCGCGGCGACCTCGCGGTCGGTCACCGCGGTGGGCCCCGGCCGGCCGAAGTGCCAGCCCTGCCCGAGGCTCGCGCCCAGCGCCATGGCCATGGCCAGGTGGGCCTCGTCCTCGATGCCCTCGGCGAGCACCAGGGCGCCGGTGCGCTCGGCGTAGCCGTTGACCGCGTTCATGATCTCCGCGACCGCCGGGCCGGGGCGCTGCTGCACGAGCTTCAGGTCCAGCTTCACGACGTCCGGGCGGAGCAGGGGCATGAAGGCCAGCGACATCGACTCCGCGCCGACGTCGTCCAGGGCGATGCCCCAGCCGACCTCGCGGACCCGTTCGACGGCCCGCAGCAGGTCCGCCGGGCGGGTGGCCAGCGCGCGCTCGGTGATCTCCACGACCACCCGCAGCCCGGCGGGCGCGGTCGTGGCGATCGCCAGCAGGTCCTCCAGCGGCGCGGACTCCAGCACCTCGGGCTCGACGTTGACGAAGACGGTCAGCGGGGGGCCCAGCCGTGCGGCCACTGCGCCCCGCAGGGCCGCGGAGCGGCAGAGGGCGTCGAGCTCGGCCAGCCGGCCGGCGGTCCGGGCGGCGGCGAACAGCGCGTCCGGGGTGTGCAGCGGTCCCTGGGGGCCGCGGGCCAGCGCCTCGTAGGCGACGATGCGTCCGGTGCCCAGCTCGACGATCGGCTGGTAGACGCTGTGGACGGCGCCGGTGCGCAGGACGTCGTCGAGCGATGAGGTGGGGGTGGCGATCGAGGTCACGTGAGCCCATCGGCACGTCCGGGCCCCACCTGGGTGTCCGCGCGGGTCCCGCCACCCCAACGGGTGATCGGAACCCGGGCGCGCGGGGAGTCCTCCGCCCGGCAGAATGACCTCCTGTGTCTGGCGCCAACGATCCCTACGACCCCAAGCAGGTCGCCGCGCTCTCCCCGGAGGCCCTCGACGCCGCGGTGAGCGCCGCGGTCGAGGCCTTCGCCGCGGCCGGTGACCTGGCCGAGCTGGCCGCTGTCCGGCCGGCCCACCTGGGCGACCGCGCGCCGGTGCTGCTGGCCCGCCGCGAGCTCGGTGCGCTGCCGCCCGCGGCCCGCTCGGACGCCGGCAAGCGGGTGAACGCCGCCCGCGTGGCGGTCACCGACGCGTACGCCGAGCGGCTGGCCGTGCTGGAGGCCGAGCGCGACGAGCGGGTGCTGGCCGAGGAGCGCGTCGACGTCACGCTGCCCTGGGACCGTGCCCCGCGCGGTGCCCGGCACCCCCTGACCACGCTCACCGACCGGATCGCCGACGTCTTCGTCGGGATGGGCTACGAGGTCGCCGACGGCCCGGAGCTCGAGGCGGAGTGGCTGAACTTCGACGCCCTCAACACCGGCCCCGACCACCCGGCCCGGTCGCTGGCCGACACCTTCTTCGTGGCACCCGAGGACTCCGGCCTGGTGCTGCGCACCCACACCAGCCCGGTGCAGGCCCGCACCATGCTCGAGCGCACCCCGCCGATCTACGTGGTGGCGCCCGGGCGGGTCTACCGCACCGACGAGCTCGACGCGACGCACACCCCGGTGTTCCACCAGGTCGAGGGCCTGGCCGTCGACAAGGGCCTGACCATGGCCCACCTGCGCGGCACCCTGGACCACCTGGCCCGCTCGCTGTTCGGCGCCGACGCCCAGACCCGCTGGCGGCCGCACTTCTTCCCCTTCACCGAGCCCTCGGCGGAGTTCGACGTGTGGTTCCCCGAGCACCGCGACGGTCCGCAGTGGGTCGAGTGGGGTGGCTGCGGGATGGTCAACCCGCGGGTGCTCACCGCCTGCGGCATCGACCCGGAGGTCTACACCGGGTTCGCCTTCGGCATGGGCATCGAGCGCGCCCTGCAGTTCCGCTCCGGCGTCGGCGACATGCACGACATCGTCGAGGGCGACGTCCGTTTCACCTCAGCGTTCGGAGTCGAGCAGTGAAGGTCCCCGTCAGCTGGCTGTCCGAGATGGTCGACCTCCCGGCGGGCATCACCGTCGAGGAGCTCGACGCCGCCTTCATCCGGCTCGGTCTCGAGGTCGACGACGTCGTCCGCCCGCCGGTCACCACCGGCCCGCTGGTGGTCGGCCGGGTGCTGGAGATCGAGGAGCTCACCGGCTTCAAGAAGCCGATCCGCTACTGCCAGGTCGACGTCGGCGAGGAGTCCCCGCGCGGCATCGTCTGCGGCGCGCGCAACTTCGCCGTCGGTGACCTGGTCGTCGCCGCCCTCCCGGGTGCGGTGCTGCCCGGCGACTTCGCCATCGCCGCCCGGACGACCTACGACCACGTCTCCGACGGGATGATCTGCTCGGTCCGCGAGCTGGGGATCGGCGAGGACCACGCCGGGATCCTGGTGCTCGGCCAGGACGGGTACCCCCCCGGGACGCCGGCCGTCGGCGTCCTCGGCCTGGACGACGTCGTCTTCGACCTCGAGGTCACCCCGGACCGCGGCTACGCGATGAGCCTGCGCGGCATCGCCCGCGACCTGGCCGCCGCGCTGGCCGTCGACTGGCGCGACCCCGCGGCGCTCACCCCGCCCGCCTGGTCCGGCGAGCCGGCCTGGCAGGTCACCGTCGCCGACCCCGAGCGCTGCGACCGGTTCTCCATGGTCGCGCTGGAGGGCCTGGACCCGGCCGCGCCCAGCCCGTGGACGATCCGCCGCCGGCTGACCCAGTGCGGCGTCCGCACCATCTCGCTGGCCGTCGACGTCACCAACTTCGTGATGCTCGAGCTCGGCCAGCCGATGCACGCCTTCGACCGCGACCGGCTCACCGGCCCGATCGAGGTGCGGCTGGCCCGCGCCGGCGAGCGGCTCACCACCCTGGACGGCGTCGACCGCACGCTCACCGACGACGACCTGCTCATCGCCGACGGGTCCGGCCCCATCGGGCTGGCCGGCGTGATGGGCGGTGCGTCCACCGAGATCGGCGACGGCACCACCAGCGTGCTGCTGGAGGCCGCGCACTGGGCGCCCACCGGCATCTCCCGCGGTGTGCGCCGGCACAAGCTGCCCAGCGAGGCGGCCAAGCGCTTCGAGCGCGGCACCGACCCCGAGGTGACCGTCGTGGCGCTGGCCCGCGCGGCGGCCCTGCTGGCCGAGCACGGCGGCGCCCGCGTCGTCGGCGCGCCGGTCGACCTCGACGTCCGCGGTCCCCGCCCGGTCATCGCCCTCGATGCCGCCCTGCCCGGGCGGGTCTCCGGCGTCGACCACCCGGCCGCAGAGGTCGTCGACGTGCTCCGGGCGATCGGCGCCGGCGTCGACGCCGACGGCGAGCGCCTGCAGGTGACGCCGCCGTCCTGGCGCGGTGACCTGACCGACCCGGCCGACCTGGTCGAGGAGGTCGTGCGGTCCTTCGGCCTGGACGAGATCCCGTCGGTGCTGCCCAGCGCACCGGCCGGCCGCGGGCTCACCGACCGGCAGCGCCGCCGGCGCAGTGTCGGCCGCGCCCTGGCCGAGGCCGGCTACGTCGAGGCGCCGGCCTACCCGTTCCTCGGCACCACCGTGCTCGACCACCTGGGCATCCCGGCCGACGACGAGCGCCGCACGCTGATCACGCTGCGCAACCCGCTGTCGGAGGAGTCCCCGGCGCTCCGCACCACC belongs to Modestobacter sp. L9-4 and includes:
- the pheT gene encoding phenylalanine--tRNA ligase subunit beta; its protein translation is MKVPVSWLSEMVDLPAGITVEELDAAFIRLGLEVDDVVRPPVTTGPLVVGRVLEIEELTGFKKPIRYCQVDVGEESPRGIVCGARNFAVGDLVVAALPGAVLPGDFAIAARTTYDHVSDGMICSVRELGIGEDHAGILVLGQDGYPPGTPAVGVLGLDDVVFDLEVTPDRGYAMSLRGIARDLAAALAVDWRDPAALTPPAWSGEPAWQVTVADPERCDRFSMVALEGLDPAAPSPWTIRRRLTQCGVRTISLAVDVTNFVMLELGQPMHAFDRDRLTGPIEVRLARAGERLTTLDGVDRTLTDDDLLIADGSGPIGLAGVMGGASTEIGDGTTSVLLEAAHWAPTGISRGVRRHKLPSEAAKRFERGTDPEVTVVALARAAALLAEHGGARVVGAPVDLDVRGPRPVIALDAALPGRVSGVDHPAAEVVDVLRAIGAGVDADGERLQVTPPSWRGDLTDPADLVEEVVRSFGLDEIPSVLPSAPAGRGLTDRQRRRRSVGRALAEAGYVEAPAYPFLGTTVLDHLGIPADDERRTLITLRNPLSEESPALRTTLLPGLLASLARNLARGQRDVALFEHGAVFPGGLTGTAPVPGVDRRPDDATLAALLGAVPVQPWHVGVVLTGQREPRGWWGPGRPADWADAVQAARVVAEAAGVELTVRAGELAPWHPGRCAELLVGETVVGHAGELHPRVCAALELPARTCAMELDLDALPLGGVPVGPAISTFPPVHMDAALVVADEHPEALVRDALATGAGELLEDLRLFDVYTGTPVPAGSRSLAYAFTFRAADRTLTTEEARAAFESAVAAAASATGATLRA
- a CDS encoding diguanylate cyclase domain-containing protein; the encoded protein is MTSIATPTSSLDDVLRTGAVHSVYQPIVELGTGRIVAYEALARGPQGPLHTPDALFAAARTAGRLAELDALCRSAALRGAVAARLGPPLTVFVNVEPEVLESAPLEDLLAIATTAPAGLRVVVEITERALATRPADLLRAVERVREVGWGIALDDVGAESMSLAFMPLLRPDVVKLDLKLVQQRPGPAVAEIMNAVNGYAERTGALVLAEGIEDEAHLAMAMALGASLGQGWHFGRPGPTAVTDREVAALKLPKAIPLDADVHGSPFGCLPAGTELRVAPKALLIELSKHLERQAMRLGETCVVASTFQEARHFTPATTLRYRDLVARTGFVCALGADLPVEPVPGLRGAHLHPDDPVRGEWDVVVLSPHFSAALLARDLGDSGPDAQRRYEYALTYERTTVELAGISLVARVAAQPAPPEPETTAPTPEVIAALAHSTLVGPSPDEPLLLRALAATTSGVAITDMTAPDQPLIYVNAAFESLAGQSAAQVLGRNCRFLQGPDTDPAVITRMRSAINAGQEFRATLLNHRGPQREPWWNEIHLAPVHDARGVVVQYIGVQNDVTTRVTAERELLTERDRTRQHLARIEELAYTDPLTGLPNRRRLEERMETALWQARLDGGAVALLFLDLDGFKAVNDAFGHAAGDELLQTVADRLRARLRRGDLLARLGGDEFLVGLLGLDAATARVEAERVADDLRAALTHPVELAGSEVTVRVSIGVAVHPEDGDEFGPLLHRADARMYAGKHPADR
- the pheS gene encoding phenylalanine--tRNA ligase subunit alpha, whose translation is MSGANDPYDPKQVAALSPEALDAAVSAAVEAFAAAGDLAELAAVRPAHLGDRAPVLLARRELGALPPAARSDAGKRVNAARVAVTDAYAERLAVLEAERDERVLAEERVDVTLPWDRAPRGARHPLTTLTDRIADVFVGMGYEVADGPELEAEWLNFDALNTGPDHPARSLADTFFVAPEDSGLVLRTHTSPVQARTMLERTPPIYVVAPGRVYRTDELDATHTPVFHQVEGLAVDKGLTMAHLRGTLDHLARSLFGADAQTRWRPHFFPFTEPSAEFDVWFPEHRDGPQWVEWGGCGMVNPRVLTACGIDPEVYTGFAFGMGIERALQFRSGVGDMHDIVEGDVRFTSAFGVEQ